The Lachnospiraceae bacterium oral taxon 500 genome window below encodes:
- a CDS encoding Hsp33 family molecular chaperone HslO: MSVAEIYSDAKKELRLYVTDAREVAEEARRVHHSLPLATAALGRLLIGAGLMYCMEKSERVKLTVQIKGSGSLGGLLVTAEDGCVKGYTINPEAEVLIKENGKLDISGGIGQGTLSVVKDYGLKEPYTSQMQLVSGEIAEDLTAYFAGSEQTPSAVALGVLVDVDGSVKQAGGFIVQLMPFAAEETIAALEKNIAGLPAVTSLLEQGLTTEAIAERVLAGLSPEKLDEKMFRYHCNCQKERFIRAIRGLSKQELEEILAEDKPITVECHFCDKKYEIRPEELKG, translated from the coding sequence ATGAGTGTGGCAGAAATATATAGTGATGCGAAGAAGGAGCTGCGGCTTTATGTGACGGATGCCAGGGAGGTGGCGGAGGAGGCGCGGCGGGTACATCATTCTTTGCCGCTGGCGACGGCAGCGCTGGGGCGGCTGCTGATTGGGGCCGGGCTGATGTATTGCATGGAGAAATCGGAGCGGGTTAAGCTGACAGTTCAGATCAAGGGCAGCGGCAGTTTGGGAGGCTTATTGGTTACGGCTGAGGATGGCTGTGTTAAGGGATATACTATTAATCCGGAAGCCGAGGTGTTGATTAAGGAAAATGGGAAGCTGGATATTTCCGGCGGAATCGGGCAGGGGACGCTGTCGGTAGTTAAAGATTATGGTTTGAAGGAGCCTTATACCAGTCAAATGCAGCTGGTCAGCGGCGAGATTGCCGAGGATTTGACAGCCTATTTTGCCGGATCGGAGCAGACACCATCGGCGGTAGCTTTGGGGGTACTGGTTGATGTGGATGGGAGCGTGAAGCAGGCGGGCGGCTTTATTGTTCAACTGATGCCGTTTGCGGCGGAGGAAACGATTGCTGCTTTGGAGAAAAATATTGCCGGATTACCGGCGGTTACGTCTTTGCTGGAGCAGGGGCTGACGACGGAGGCGATTGCCGAAAGGGTATTAGCCGGGTTGTCGCCGGAAAAGCTGGATGAAAAAATGTTCCGTTATCATTGTAATTGTCAAAAGGAGCGGTTTATCCGGGCGATTCGGGGCTTGTCCAAGCAGGAGCTGGAGGAGATTTTGGCGGAGGATAAACCGATTACGGTTGAGTGTCATTTTTGCGATAAAAAGTACGAAATTAGGCCGGAAGAGTTGAAGGGATGA